ACATTATGGCGTTCCGGCAACCGCAGCCGGCGAAGCCGTTGGCATCACGCGGATCACGGGACGGCACGGCAGGGCAGTCCGGTTATCGGCCTACGTGGTAGGTCTGTCATACTTGGTATCGATAATCGTATGACGATGCTGAGCTTCCATGCCAGCGACGAGGAGGCTTGGCAGGTCCAGCGCTGGGCGTACCGTCTCGGCACAACAAGGTCGGAGGTGATCCGGGAGTCGCTCCGCCGGCACCTGGCATGGCTCGCTTCGGTCGAGGACGCCGATCGATGGGAGAAGCTACCCCTTGCAGTTGACAAGCTGACGATTGGCCGGATCGCGGATTGGGGAGTCACGGAAGACTGGTCCGATTGGGCCAACGCAACGCTGTAGATGTCTGGTCTACCGCTTTTGCATGGCGTCAGTAACTGCGCTGGATGGCGGCAGTCCTGAGCGCGTCTCCGGCTGGGATGGACGAGCGAGCGCCGGATTGTCTTTATTTCACTAGTTCACTATATTCATAGACATGGTGAATAAGGCTATATCAGTAAACATAGGG
This sequence is a window from bacterium. Protein-coding genes within it:
- a CDS encoding ribbon-helix-helix protein, CopG family, with the translated sequence MTMLSFHASDEEAWQVQRWAYRLGTTRSEVIRESLRRHLAWLASVEDADRWEKLPLAVDKLTIGRIADWGVTEDWSDWANATL